In the genome of Geminocystis sp. M7585_C2015_104, the window GTCTCCACGGTAACATGTTCATATTCCGGATTCCAACAGTCATAATCGGTAACTAGGGCAAGGGTAGCATAAGCTATTTCTGCCTCTCTTGCCAGTTTAGCCTCCGTCAGATTCGTCATGCCAATAACACTCCCCCCCCAACTGCGATACAGATTCGATTCCGCAATAGTGGAAAAAGCCGGCCCCTCTATACACACATATGTGCCCCCCTCGTGTAAACTTATATCGGGGAAGTTTAAATTCCTCACCGCTTGGGCTAGAATTTTACTCAACTGTCCGCATACTGGGTTGCCAAATGCTACATGAGCTACTATACCATCCCCGAAGAAGGTGGAGGGTCTGTTTTTTGTGCGATCTATGAACTGGTCTGGTATAACTAAGTCTAGGGGTTTTATTTCTTGTTTTAGCGAGCCCACTGCAGAGGCTGATATTATATACTCTACCCCTAGTGTCTTTAGGGCATAAATATTAGCTCTGAATGGCACCTCAGAGGGAAGTAGGTGGTGGTTTCTGCCGTGGCGGGGGAGAAATGCCACCTTCACCCCATCTAGATTGCCCACTATTAGATTGTCTGAGGGTTTACCAAAAGGAGTGTCTAGATTAACCTCTTCTATTACCTCTAACCCCTCCATTTTGTAAAGTCCACTACCCCCAATTATACCTATCCTTATTGTTTCCATTTTCTCCTTTTTTCTCTTTAAAAGACTACTATATTATACCTCGCCATGCCTTTTGAGTGGAAAAATTTTATTCTGGTTTTGCGGGTATTTCTAGACAGAATTGACTTCCATCTAACTGCTGATTGTCTAACCATCTATAGGGGCTTTTAATGGCTATTTTGATCTTCAGTTTTTCCGCCAAATCTCTAACTATTGCTAGCCCTAGGCCACTTCCCTTTGTTTTCTCCTTTACCTGGCTGCCTCTATAGTTCCTCTCAAAGATGTAGGGCTGATCTTCCGGTTTAATTCCGCAACCGGTGTCGCTAATTTTTAACAATACTTTCCCTTCCCCCCCCCTCGAAAGTTGCAATTTTACCTTCCCATTTTCAGGGGTGTACTTCAGCGCATTGTCCATGAGATTATTGATGATTTCCCTTAAGGCTTTTTTGTTGCTTATAATCGGCTGTAAATCTTCCTCTATCTCAGTCAAGATCTCAATGTTCTTCTCCTGGGCAACAACCTTAAAACTAATCAAAACCTCCTCCAGCAGCCTCTTCAAGTCTACCGGGGTAAACTCTTCTATTTTCTCCGTCAAAAAAAAGCTAACATGCTGGGGGTATATTGCTAAATCTGAAGTTTCCTTTTCCAGTTTAAACTGCTCACTAAAATCGGCAATTAATTCTCGCATCCTCTCACTTTCCCTCAAAATAACCTCGCCCGCTTTGTAGTTACCGTCACCGGGGCTGAGTTTCTTCAGAAGAAGCTTTGCCAGAGTTATAATAGCAGTTAGTGGGTTGCGTAATTGATGCAAAAAATCATCCAACAATTGATGTTCTTCCCCTCTTAACTGTTGCAATTTTACCAGTTTTTCTGCAGTCAACTTCTGCTTCTTCTCCAGGAAACAGGCGACGGCAATTGTTTGTGTTATCTCTCTGATTTGTATAATTTCTGAGGCTTGCCAAGGCTTGTCTTCCCTGCTAATAACCAGTAAACCAAAAACCAACCCCTGGTAAATCAGAGGGAGAATTAACTGATGTGGCAACTGGGGATTGGCAGTATTATGAACAATAGTACTGACGTTATTATCACT includes:
- a CDS encoding S-methyl-5'-thioadenosine phosphorylase is translated as METIRIGIIGGSGLYKMEGLEVIEEVNLDTPFGKPSDNLIVGNLDGVKVAFLPRHGRNHHLLPSEVPFRANIYALKTLGVEYIISASAVGSLKQEIKPLDLVIPDQFIDRTKNRPSTFFGDGIVAHVAFGNPVCGQLSKILAQAVRNLNFPDISLHEGGTYVCIEGPAFSTIAESNLYRSWGGSVIGMTNLTEAKLAREAEIAYATLALVTDYDCWNPEYEHVTVETVIENLHRNATNAQKIIRETVKLLHQNPFVSVAHSALKNAIVTPPDAIPPATLERLHLLLKKYL
- a CDS encoding GAF domain-containing sensor histidine kinase, with protein sequence MVNYEVVGVSGDFLLLCESQLKLLFSQFSAQVSTVYLTQGADGPTLVPIITYPQQNSQPELPLLPPFVEKKWGSVLASDNNVSTIVHNTANPQLPHQLILPLIYQGLVFGLLVISREDKPWQASEIIQIREITQTIAVACFLEKKQKLTAEKLVKLQQLRGEEHQLLDDFLHQLRNPLTAIITLAKLLLKKLSPGDGNYKAGEVILRESERMRELIADFSEQFKLEKETSDLAIYPQHVSFFLTEKIEEFTPVDLKRLLEEVLISFKVVAQEKNIEILTEIEEDLQPIISNKKALREIINNLMDNALKYTPENGKVKLQLSRGGEGKVLLKISDTGCGIKPEDQPYIFERNYRGSQVKEKTKGSGLGLAIVRDLAEKLKIKIAIKSPYRWLDNQQLDGSQFCLEIPAKPE